The genomic window GCATGTTGCTTTGGAGCGATCTCCATAGCCTTAAAAGATCCAAATAGATTCCGTGCGGACTCCCTTTGCCATCCTGACGCTGGCGTTGGTCATTGCCCTTGTACTTGGAGGCCTATGGATTGGCCAGAACGTCAATCTGCTCCCTGTTGATGCAAGTGCGAATGCACCCGTATACGACGAACTCTTCAGAGTCCTTTTCAGCATCGGAGCAATCCTTTTTCTCGGCATTGTCGGGTTGGTTGTATTCAGCCTGATTAAGTTCCGCAGACGTCCTGGTCAATTGGAGGACGGCCTCGCCATTGAAGGCAATCTCCCGCTTGAAATCCTTTGGACAGCTGTGCCTGCTGTGGTCGTGTTGTTTGTTGGGCTTTACAGCTTCGACATCTACGACCGCATGGGCGGAATGGTTCCATTAGCCCATGACTCCCATGACCATCAGATGATGGACATGAAGGAACAAATCTGGGGAGGGATCGGTTCTGTCGCCGATGCCTCCAGTGCTGACAACAGCCTTGCCTCATTAGCGGTGGAAGTCACCGCAATGCAGTATGCCTTCCTCTTCCACTATCCCCAAGGCGACATCATTTCTGGCGAGTTGCACGTGCCTCTAGGCCAACCTGTGACACTGCGCATGGAATCCAAGGACGTCATCCATGCCTTCTGGGTTCCCGAATTCCGCATCAAGCAAGACATCATTCCTGGTCAGCCCACTCTCTTGAACTTCACCGCAACCAAGCCAGGACGCTATCCAATCATCTGCGCCGAACTCTGCGGTCCATACCACGGGAACATGCATACGAAAGTGATTGTCGAAGAGCCCGGTGACTACGACACCTGGTTCAGCAACAACGCCAAAACAACGGTTTCAGAAGCATGACGGTTGCCATCTCCCCTCCTAGCAAAAAGCAATCAGATGGTCTTCAACCAACTGGCTGGTTGCGTTACTTCAGCTTCAGCCTTGACCACAAGGTCATTGGTCTGCAGTACTTGGTTTGCGGATTCATCTTCTACCTAATCGGCGGAGTGCTTGGTGGCGCCATCCGCATCGAACTCGCCAGCCCCATCGCCGACTTCATGGGCAGGGATGTCTACAACCAGGTGCTAACGCTGCACGGCACAGTGATGATATTCCTGTGGATCGTGCCGGTCGTGAACGGTGCCTTCGGCAACTATCTCATTCCGTTTTATGTGGGAGCCCGTGATATGGCCTTCCCTCGACTCAATGCCGTGGCGTTCTGGATGATCCCTCCAGCTGGCCTGTTGCTGATCAGTAGCTACTTCATTACCGGTGCTGCTCAATCCGGCTGGACGGCCTATCCACCGCTGAGTATCACCACCCCCGCCGCAGGACAGATCTTATGGATTCTCAGTGTGCTCTTGCTTGGCGGTAGCTCAATCTTTGGTGGCATCAACTTCATCGCCACCATCCTCAAGCTGAGGCAGCCCGGACTGAAGCTAATGCAACTACCCATGTACTGCTGGGCGATGCTCGGCACAAGCATCCTGGTGGTGCTCTCCACACCAGTACTAGCTGGAACACTGATCCTTTTAAGTTTCGACATCGTTGCCCATACAGGATTCTTCAACCCCAGCCTGGGCGGAAACGCAGTCGTCTACCAACATCTTTTCTGGTTTTATTCCCACCCAGCGGTATACATCATGGTGCTGCCAGCCTTCGGATTGGTCAGCGAAATCCTTCCTGTTCACTGCCGCAAACCACTTTTTGGCTACACCTCAATGGTGTATTCAATCATGACCATCGTGATCCTTGGCCTCGTGGTTTGGGCACATCACATGTTCACAAGTGGAACACCTCCTTGGATGCGCCTCTTTTTCACCATTGCCACATCCTTCATTGCCGTACCTACAGGAATTAAGTTCTTCAATTGGCTGGCAACACTCTGGGGAGGGCGCATCTCTCTAAACAGTGCTGTGCTTTTCTCTTGTGGCTTCATTGTCAACTTTGTGCTTGGCGGCATTACTGGCGTAGCACTTGCACAAGTTCCATTCGACATTCACGTGCATGATACCTACTTTGTTGTTGCCCATTTTCACTACATCGTCTATGGAGGTTCGGTGTTTGTGATCTTTGCCTCTATTTATCACTGGTATCCAAAATTCACTGGGCGCATGCTCAATGAATCTCTCGGGCGGTTTCATTTTTTTATCACTTTCATCGGCTTCAATCTTTGCTTTGCCCCACAGCATTGGCTAGGCCTCAACGGCATGCCCCGCCGTGTGGCGGAATACGACCCGCAATTCACCGTAATCAATCAAATTAGCAGTGTTGGGGCCTTGCTAATGGCCATCAGCACGCTGCCCTTTCTCTGGAACGTCGTGCAGAGTGCATTGAGCGGCCCCATTGCCGGAGACAACCCCTGGAGGGCGCTTACTCCTGAATGGCTCACCAGCTCCCCACCACCAGTGGAAAACTGGAGCGGCAAAGCCCCTCTGGTAACAGAGCCCTATGGCTATGGCGTACCTGGGGAGGAACTCAACCTAGAAAAAACCAGCAACAGTGATAGTGATCTAGGGAGCAAAAGCCAATGACATCCCTTCCAACGATCGACCATGACTATGAGGAGCAGGCTGATCTAGCAGATGATCATGCTGAGCTTGGCGAGGAACATGCTGATCACCGCATGTTCGGCCTAGCCACCTTCCTAGTGGCTGATGGCATGACCTTCGCGGGCTTTTTTGTCGCCTATCTCACATTTCGGGCTGTCAATCCCCTGCTGCCTGATGCGGTTTATGAATTAGAGCTGCCCCTCCCCACCTTGAATACGGTGTTACTCCTCGTGAGCAGCGCCACTTTCCATCGAGCTGGACAAGCTCTGAAGCGCAATCAATCAGACCAGTGTCAACGTTGGCTGTTCATCACTGCTGGCCTTGGTCTGGCATTTCTAGCCAGCCAAATGGTCGAGTACTTCACACTGCCATTTGGCCTCACAGACAACCTTTACGCCAGCACCTTCTATGCCGTTACAGGCTTTCACGGGCTACACGTCACCCTAGGGACGATCATGATATTGATCGTGTGGTGGCAGGCGCGTTCACCAGGCGGTCGTGTCACCAGTGAAAACCATTTCCCCCTCGAAGCCGCTGAGCTCTATTGGCACTTCGTAGACGGCATCTGGGTGATCTTATTCATCATCTTCTACCTTCTCTAAAGCCAAGGCCCTACATCTCAGTCAAGAGAAGTTCGAGCAATAACTTGCCACGGTAGGAAGAATTCGTCAGAATCAACACGAATAAACCTGGCGAAATGCTCGTCGGAAAAGAACTTCTAGACAAGGCCAGGTCACTCAGCAACCGTCCTGAGGATGAGATTGCTCGTGGCTGCGGATACGTGGGGCCAAGTGGACGTGTCTTGCGCAAGAGTTTCTATCGAGCTCTCGTGGAAGCCAAGGGTTACAAGCTTCCCTCCAGCAGTGGAGGGTCAGCGGCTTCCCGCGGTCGTCAGGCAGAATTTCGCACTCGGGTCCACGGAAATGGCAACCTGCTTATTGGGCACGCCTATACACGCAGACTCGGCCTAGAACCTGGCCAAGAGTTCCGCATCGAAATCCACCGAGAATCAGGTGCTATCTGGTTGCTACCACTAGAAAATGAGGGTGGCAAGAAGCAATAGGCCACCCTTCCTTAATGTTTTGGCCTCTCCATCATCAACATCGCCTTAGGGACACCCAAAAATTAGCAATTGGCACAACTAAATAGATCTTTTTTAGCCATTTCAGGTGAGAGCAGGGGGCTGGTTGTCGTCGTGCAGGGTTGAGCTAAAGGCAATCAAGTCAATGCCGCTAAACAGAAAGCTGATTCCCACCAATACTCCGAGTACCCACAACAGCTGCCAAAACTTCATTGTCACAATCAACAAGCCAAGAATAAAAGTGATCACCCCATTGGCAATTGCCCAACCAGACCCAGCGCGTTTTGCGTGCGCCAGTCCAGTACAGAAAGCAACGATACCCTCTGCCAAAAACACGATGCCAATCGCCAAGGCAAATGTCGCCACCTGAACAGCTGCTTCAGCAGGGTTCTTCATATAGGAGATCATCGATGCGCCTGCTACCAAGAACAGTGTTGATAGCACTAGACGCCAAAAACAAACCCAACGGGCCATACGGGAAGAGCGCGCAAGGTTGCTAATCCAGCCAACGATGCCGCCCACCAAAAACAACACAGCAATCAACCCGGTCGTCCAACTTGCAGCAACCACCGGAAAGATCAAAGCCAACACACCAAGAACAATCAACACAATGCCTTCAGCAATCGCAAAGGCCTTGAAAGTGACCAAAGAATCCTGACGTTCATCAACGGTCATGAAATGTTCAAAATGAACAGCATCTGAACGCTATTGAGGGTCTCCTGATCCGGCCATGCTTTGTAAGATCCCTGTGCAAAAGACGTAGCGACTCAGCTCCACCCATGGCTGGCAAGCCACTCCGTTGAGATCTCTTGAGTGTTCCGGTTGCTTGCCATTGGTAAATCAGGCGCCCCTGCCAAAAGACGCTCGGTGTATTTGGCCAACAGATCGGCCTCCAGATTCACCACAGCTCCAACCTCCAAATGTTGCAAAGACGTGCTCGTCCAGGTATGAGCTATCACCGCTATCCAGAATCGGCTGCCGTCTTCAACGCATCCCGCAACAGTGAGACTGATGCCATCTAAAGCAATGCTGGCTTTTTCGCAGACATAACGTCCGAAGGCAGGATCTTGCCAGCAGACCTCCAGATACCAGGACGTTGAGCGAGCATCCAGAGCCACCACCTCTCCAGATCCATCAACATGGCCACTGACCAGATGGCCTCCGAGACGGTCGCAGAAGCGCAGGGCTGGTTCAAGGTTCACAACCCCACCGCGATCCGCCTTGGCCCCAAGGCTGGTTCGACAAAGCGTCTCCTCACTGACATCAGCACGAAAACCATCCGCGATCAATTCAGCCACCGTCAGGCAGACCCCATCAACAGCCACACTGTCTCCCTCTGCCAGAGGTGCTAATGGGGAACAGCCTTGCACCAACAAGCCCGTCGCTCGACGCTGCACCCGTCCCACCGCCTGAACTAGCCCCGTAAACATGGCAGGCCGTATGTGGGAACATCACTGGCCATAATCGGACAAAAGGGGGATGGAGGGTCAGTGGTCGAGATGAGCGTTGCCGGTCTCGCACTCGACGCGTCCAGCCGCAGCCCAATCGTGCTTCTCAGGGATCCATCCGGACGAAGACAGGTGCCGATCTGGATCGATCAAGCCCAGGCGCACAACATCATGGCCGGTATTCAGGACGCCCCTATACCAAGACCACTGAGCCACGACCTCATGGTGGCCCTGCTCAAAGCAGGAAATCTTCAACTTGAGAGGGTCATCATCCACGCGATTGAAGACAACACATTCCAGGCTGTACTCAAACTTCGTCTCAAGGCATCAGAGGAAGAACCGGAGGAAGAGAAGACTCCTGAGGAATCAACCCTGCTGCTTGAAATTGATGCTCGTCCTAGTGATGCCATCGCCCTTGCAGTCCGCACCAAAAGCAGCATCTGGATGCTCGAGGAAGTCGTAGCAGAAGCCTCAATTCCTGTAGATGCGGAGGCTGACGCAGAAGATCAGGACGAATTCCGCCGCTTCCTTGATGAAGTGAGTCCTGCGGCTCTGGTCCGTCACCTCCAAACCCGTGAAAGTGAAACAGACGAACCCTTCAATTCTCCAGATCCCGACCACCAGGAATGATGCCAATACGACGCCCCTTTGGTCGGGGACCGGCAGTGAGCCTGTTCACCCTTGGGACGATGAGGGCAATCGGCTCAGCCGAGCAAATGTATGGCGTTGTTAAAGCTGCCCAGGCCGCTGGTATTAACCACATCGAAACCTCCCCGGCCTATGGCCCGGCAGAAAGTTTTCTTGGCACTGCTCTGCGACAGCTGCAACAAAAGCAAGCTGAACCTTCTGGAGGCTGGGTCATCACCAGCAAACTTCTGCCAGGGCTAAGCCTGAAAGAAGGGCAGTGCGAATTGCACAACCTTTTGGCGCGACTTGGAAGGCCCAAGCTTGAAAACCTTGCAGTGCATGGCCTCAATCGCCCTGAGCACCTAGAGTGGGCTCTAAGTGGTGACGGCGCAGCGCTACTCCGTTGGGCTGAGGAAGAGGATCTTGTTGTTCAAGTGGGATTCACTAGCCATGGCTCCTTTCCCCTCATCAAGGAAGCCTTAGCAAGCGGTCGTTTTCAATTCTGCAGCCTGCATCTGCACCTTCTAGATCCCGAACGTATTCCCCTGGCACGGGAGGCCCTTGCGTCAGGCATGGGTGTCATGGCAATCTCCCCTGCTGATAAAGGAGGACGGCTTCAGGACCCAAGCCCAACCCTGGTTGAGGACTGCAGCCCACTCTCGCCTCTCCAGCTTGCCTATCGCTTCCTGCTGGCTGCAAAGATCAGCACCCTCAGCCTTGGTGCTGCTCAGCCAGAGGACCTGACACTTGCTGCGCAGTTGGCCAACGCCGATGGGCCACTCAATCAACGCGAGCAAAGAGCCCTCAACCAACTTCGTCAACAAGGTGAGCGCCGCTTAGGCGAAAATCGCTGCGGCCAGTGCAAAGCCTGCCTGCCCTGCCCGAAATCTGTACCCATACCAGATCTACTACGACTACGAAATCTGGCCGTAGGCCACAACCTTCAAGCCTTTACAGAAGAGCGTTACAACCTGATCGGACGAGCAGGACACTGGTGGGAAGGTATTGATGGCAGCGCCTGCGAGCGCTGTGGCGAATGCCTACCCCGCTGCCCCCATCACCTGCCGATCCCGGATCTCCTCGCTGACACGCACCAACGCCTAGCAGCAGCTCCCAGGCGCAGGCTATGGGGTTGATTGGCTCCAACGCTGATCCAGCTCCATCTGCTGAACAGCTGTCAGCACTGGCAAGGACCAACAACGCGACCAGACCTCCTTGGATGGCAACACAATGGAGCGATAGGCCTTAGGAATTGCTCTTAAGGCAAGACGCAACTCTGCACGTGGCAACGGAGGGATCCAACCACCGGCAAGCAATTGTCCCAGCAGAGGCTCCTGCCAAGACTGCTCGACCCATTGCTGTGGCAATGGCTCCCGAGTCAAGGCAGACCGTACAAGAACAGTCCAGTTCAATGGGGCTCCATTGTTGGGGAGTACCACGCTGAGCCTTGGGTCACGACGCAAGCTTGGCAAGCAGCGCTGTAGCGGCAATACCGCGACCCGAGCTTTCCCTTGAATTAACCAGTTGAGGCCCTGCCGATCATCAAAGGTGTAGGCCTGAGCACGCAGCTGCCGCAATCCATCAGCAACCTGCATCCTCTCAGCCAGAGACATCACAAGACGGGGGCTCTGGGGTAACACCACCCGCCCCTTAAGAGCCGGGTCTAACAAAACCTGCCAGCCAGACCTTGCCTTTAATGCCCAAGGATCACCCTGACGAAAGAGCAACACCCAGGGGCTGACCCCAACAGGCAGAACTCGAGACTGAAGGACTGGTCCCAGGCTGGCTTCAAAGGCCCTCGCCTGACCATCGAGCCGGTCTTGAAGCCCAGGCGCTTCAATCCGCTGCAAGGTTTTTGCGGGCAAACTCGTCAGCCAACCATCACCAAGAGCCAACAGGTCATTGCCCTGCTCGAGTGCGGCGATGAAAGGGTTACTACCTGCATCAACTTCAATCGGTTGATAGCTCCAAGGCAGGGGCAAACGGCGCCGCCATTTCTTTGGCAACGTTTCCGGAGTTGCTCTCAACAAAGGGGCTGCTGAGGCACGTCCACAGCTCGCTAAGCCCATCAGCCCAGCCATCAAGCCCAGTTTTAGCAGCTCTCTTCGTCCAAGCTGCCTTTGTTCAAGCATGGCGCCACTCATCGATCAGACCCTACGGGGCAGAGAAAATCTCATGAGTAAGACGTCCCCAACAATTGGTTCATAGCTTGATCACACGCCTCCAACAACTGCTCACAAGAAGCCCCTTGAAGCTGAGCCAATAGCGCCAAGGCTCCAGCACCAACACCTTCTTTGACATATCCAAGCTCATAATCCTGAAGAGCCCGATGCTGACTGTTATTAAAACGCAGCCCTGTGGCCAAACCCAAAAGGCGAACACCGAAAAACTCCCCTACGCAATCGATCAGACACTCAAGTGCACCTGGCCTGCCATCTGAACGCTTAGCCTCCTCTGCCAGCCAAGACGTGGTACCCAGCACAATCCCATCAACCATGTCCTGGCGATGGGATGGTTCCATAGCTGCCAAGGCCAGAGCCAGCACAGCCACCATCTGACTGCCACCGCCAAGCATGACAGGCTGACCCGCCTCTCTTGCACCAAGTAGCAGCCCAACAGCTACGGGCTGAAAAGGATCACCTAAGGCCGCAATCACTCGCTGAGGTGGAGGGTTAAACCCCAAAGCCGCTTTACTCAATCCACGATCAACCAACTCCTGTTTCAAGATCATCGGTGCCTGACGAGCACTACCACTGATCAGATCAGCAACCTGCAAGCCAAGCCCGGTGAGTACAGCCTGAGCCGTGGTCGTTCCTCCAGGGACACATTCGGCCAATACCAAAGGACGACGAAGACCTCGCCCAAGGCAAAAGCCCCGCTGCCAGAGAGCATGCACACGCGACAGACCCATGGCCTCCCCAGTACTCAAACAAGCAGCCGGACCCATTCCCGGCACCTCCAGACGCAAATGGGGGAATGGTGGCGACAGGGTTAAGCCCACCGCCGCCACCAATGGGTCTACGCCAATCCAACGAGCGGCAACATAACTAATCAGGGCCGGTGAGATCCCTGCAGGAAGAGGTGGAAGCGAGCACAGCCTTGGCCTATCAGGGCCCTTAAGCAGCAGTTCCGCATCTGCCACAGCTGTGAAGCGACGGGCAGCTGAGGTAGCACCTGCCGCCGAAATGCCCTCCACCTCGGCAGTACGCGTGCCAGCCAACACCAACAGTAAAGAAAACCCCAGGCCCCCATCCCGCCAGGGCATTAA from Prochlorococcus marinus str. MIT 9313 includes these protein-coding regions:
- a CDS encoding cytochrome c oxidase subunit 3, which encodes MTSLPTIDHDYEEQADLADDHAELGEEHADHRMFGLATFLVADGMTFAGFFVAYLTFRAVNPLLPDAVYELELPLPTLNTVLLLVSSATFHRAGQALKRNQSDQCQRWLFITAGLGLAFLASQMVEYFTLPFGLTDNLYASTFYAVTGFHGLHVTLGTIMILIVWWQARSPGGRVTSENHFPLEAAELYWHFVDGIWVILFIIFYLL
- the ctaD gene encoding cytochrome c oxidase subunit I, with the translated sequence MTVAISPPSKKQSDGLQPTGWLRYFSFSLDHKVIGLQYLVCGFIFYLIGGVLGGAIRIELASPIADFMGRDVYNQVLTLHGTVMIFLWIVPVVNGAFGNYLIPFYVGARDMAFPRLNAVAFWMIPPAGLLLISSYFITGAAQSGWTAYPPLSITTPAAGQILWILSVLLLGGSSIFGGINFIATILKLRQPGLKLMQLPMYCWAMLGTSILVVLSTPVLAGTLILLSFDIVAHTGFFNPSLGGNAVVYQHLFWFYSHPAVYIMVLPAFGLVSEILPVHCRKPLFGYTSMVYSIMTIVILGLVVWAHHMFTSGTPPWMRLFFTIATSFIAVPTGIKFFNWLATLWGGRISLNSAVLFSCGFIVNFVLGGITGVALAQVPFDIHVHDTYFVVAHFHYIVYGGSVFVIFASIYHWYPKFTGRMLNESLGRFHFFITFIGFNLCFAPQHWLGLNGMPRRVAEYDPQFTVINQISSVGALLMAISTLPFLWNVVQSALSGPIAGDNPWRALTPEWLTSSPPPVENWSGKAPLVTEPYGYGVPGEELNLEKTSNSDSDLGSKSQ
- a CDS encoding cytochrome c oxidase subunit II is translated as MRTPFAILTLALVIALVLGGLWIGQNVNLLPVDASANAPVYDELFRVLFSIGAILFLGIVGLVVFSLIKFRRRPGQLEDGLAIEGNLPLEILWTAVPAVVVLFVGLYSFDIYDRMGGMVPLAHDSHDHQMMDMKEQIWGGIGSVADASSADNSLASLAVEVTAMQYAFLFHYPQGDIISGELHVPLGQPVTLRMESKDVIHAFWVPEFRIKQDIIPGQPTLLNFTATKPGRYPIICAELCGPYHGNMHTKVIVEEPGDYDTWFSNNAKTTVSEA
- a CDS encoding HdeD family acid-resistance protein, translated to MTVDERQDSLVTFKAFAIAEGIVLIVLGVLALIFPVVAASWTTGLIAVLFLVGGIVGWISNLARSSRMARWVCFWRLVLSTLFLVAGASMISYMKNPAEAAVQVATFALAIGIVFLAEGIVAFCTGLAHAKRAGSGWAIANGVITFILGLLIVTMKFWQLLWVLGVLVGISFLFSGIDLIAFSSTLHDDNQPPALT
- a CDS encoding aldo/keto reductase, producing MMPIRRPFGRGPAVSLFTLGTMRAIGSAEQMYGVVKAAQAAGINHIETSPAYGPAESFLGTALRQLQQKQAEPSGGWVITSKLLPGLSLKEGQCELHNLLARLGRPKLENLAVHGLNRPEHLEWALSGDGAALLRWAEEEDLVVQVGFTSHGSFPLIKEALASGRFQFCSLHLHLLDPERIPLAREALASGMGVMAISPADKGGRLQDPSPTLVEDCSPLSPLQLAYRFLLAAKISTLSLGAAQPEDLTLAAQLANADGPLNQREQRALNQLRQQGERRLGENRCGQCKACLPCPKSVPIPDLLRLRNLAVGHNLQAFTEERYNLIGRAGHWWEGIDGSACERCGECLPRCPHHLPIPDLLADTHQRLAAAPRRRLWG
- a CDS encoding bifunctional nuclease family protein; this encodes MSVAGLALDASSRSPIVLLRDPSGRRQVPIWIDQAQAHNIMAGIQDAPIPRPLSHDLMVALLKAGNLQLERVIIHAIEDNTFQAVLKLRLKASEEEPEEEKTPEESTLLLEIDARPSDAIALAVRTKSSIWMLEEVVAEASIPVDAEADAEDQDEFRRFLDEVSPAALVRHLQTRESETDEPFNSPDPDHQE
- a CDS encoding nicotinate-nucleotide--dimethylbenzimidazole phosphoribosyltransferase translates to MASLPCIPSNFKPGSPPRGLPLACKAFGAGASLAAQERWLMPWRDGGLGFSLLLVLAGTRTAEVEGISAAGATSAARRFTAVADAELLLKGPDRPRLCSLPPLPAGISPALISYVAARWIGVDPLVAAVGLTLSPPFPHLRLEVPGMGPAACLSTGEAMGLSRVHALWQRGFCLGRGLRRPLVLAECVPGGTTTAQAVLTGLGLQVADLISGSARQAPMILKQELVDRGLSKAALGFNPPPQRVIAALGDPFQPVAVGLLLGAREAGQPVMLGGGSQMVAVLALALAAMEPSHRQDMVDGIVLGTTSWLAEEAKRSDGRPGALECLIDCVGEFFGVRLLGLATGLRFNNSQHRALQDYELGYVKEGVGAGALALLAQLQGASCEQLLEACDQAMNQLLGTSYS
- a CDS encoding ABC transporter substrate-binding protein, giving the protein MSGAMLEQRQLGRRELLKLGLMAGLMGLASCGRASAAPLLRATPETLPKKWRRRLPLPWSYQPIEVDAGSNPFIAALEQGNDLLALGDGWLTSLPAKTLQRIEAPGLQDRLDGQARAFEASLGPVLQSRVLPVGVSPWVLLFRQGDPWALKARSGWQVLLDPALKGRVVLPQSPRLVMSLAERMQVADGLRQLRAQAYTFDDRQGLNWLIQGKARVAVLPLQRCLPSLRRDPRLSVVLPNNGAPLNWTVLVRSALTREPLPQQWVEQSWQEPLLGQLLAGGWIPPLPRAELRLALRAIPKAYRSIVLPSKEVWSRCWSLPVLTAVQQMELDQRWSQSTP
- a CDS encoding riboflavin synthase produces the protein MFTGLVQAVGRVQRRATGLLVQGCSPLAPLAEGDSVAVDGVCLTVAELIADGFRADVSEETLCRTSLGAKADRGGVVNLEPALRFCDRLGGHLVSGHVDGSGEVVALDARSTSWYLEVCWQDPAFGRYVCEKASIALDGISLTVAGCVEDGSRFWIAVIAHTWTSTSLQHLEVGAVVNLEADLLAKYTERLLAGAPDLPMASNRNTQEISTEWLASHGWS
- a CDS encoding AbrB family transcriptional regulator, producing MLVGKELLDKARSLSNRPEDEIARGCGYVGPSGRVLRKSFYRALVEAKGYKLPSSSGGSAASRGRQAEFRTRVHGNGNLLIGHAYTRRLGLEPGQEFRIEIHRESGAIWLLPLENEGGKKQ